In the genome of Dickeya fangzhongdai, one region contains:
- the vapB gene encoding type II toxin-antitoxin system VapB family antitoxin, whose amino-acid sequence MRTVSVFKNGNNRAIRLPRDLDFEGVNELEIVREGDTIILRPVKPTWSSFLQEEKADSDFLIEREDVVSDEGRFDL is encoded by the coding sequence ATGCGAACTGTATCTGTATTTAAAAATGGCAATAACCGTGCCATCCGTCTGCCTCGTGATCTGGACTTTGAGGGTGTTAACGAGCTGGAGATAGTCCGTGAAGGTGACACGATTATCCTCCGTCCGGTCAAACCCACCTGGAGTTCGTTCCTGCAGGAAGAGAAAGCCGATTCAGACTTTCTGATTGAACGTGAAGATGTTGTCAGTGATGAGGGTCGTTTTGATCTATGA
- a CDS encoding type II toxin-antitoxin system VapC family toxin — MSKTYMLDTCTCSFIMREQPEAVLKRLEQAVLRRHRIVVSAITYAEMRFGAIGKKASPRHALLVDAFCARLDTVLPWDRAAVDATTDIKVTLAAVGTPIGNNDAAIAGHAIAADAILVTNNVKEFARVPGLNIEDWCC, encoded by the coding sequence ATGAGTAAGACCTACATGCTCGATACCTGTACTTGCTCCTTTATAATGCGTGAACAACCAGAAGCAGTACTGAAGCGACTTGAGCAAGCCGTACTGAGACGTCACCGTATTGTGGTGTCGGCTATTACTTATGCCGAAATGCGGTTCGGAGCAATTGGAAAAAAGGCTTCGCCACGCCATGCGTTGCTGGTTGATGCGTTTTGTGCTCGCCTTGATACTGTGCTGCCATGGGATCGTGCCGCGGTGGATGCCACCACAGACATCAAGGTTACGCTGGCTGCTGTCGGCACACCGATTGGTAACAATGACGCAGCTATTGCCGGGCATGCTATTGCGGCGGACGCCATTTTGGTGACCAATAATGTGAAGGAGTTTGCACGGGTACCGGGACTAAATATTGAAGATTGGTGCTGTTGA
- a CDS encoding DUF2726 domain-containing protein has product MDFIVVVIVVLILIYWLKGPKPTNSKKGSVERTHSAPNGSQYEYRDMFIPKRIGRDDLFWGMVNNGVEIKRKGYFLTRSESAFYHNLNKWFGEYCYIHCQVSLGQIIFVPNKSYDDESYRRFSAIVNNMALDYVLVSKKTNKVVCVIELDDETHQRPSRIERDNKLNKILALSKIGFLRVPVDDIDIKPDIWRERDLANSYTE; this is encoded by the coding sequence ATGGATTTTATTGTTGTAGTTATAGTTGTTTTGATTCTTATATATTGGCTTAAAGGTCCGAAGCCCACGAATTCTAAAAAAGGTAGTGTGGAAAGAACACATTCCGCCCCGAATGGAAGTCAGTATGAATATAGAGATATGTTCATACCTAAAAGAATTGGTCGTGATGATTTGTTCTGGGGTATGGTGAATAATGGGGTGGAAATTAAAAGAAAAGGGTATTTCCTTACAAGAAGTGAATCTGCTTTCTATCATAATCTGAATAAATGGTTTGGCGAGTATTGTTATATCCATTGTCAGGTTTCTTTGGGGCAAATAATATTTGTGCCAAATAAGAGTTATGATGATGAGAGTTATCGACGTTTTTCCGCAATAGTAAACAACATGGCTCTTGACTATGTACTGGTTTCAAAGAAAACGAATAAAGTCGTTTGTGTTATTGAACTCGATGATGAAACACATCAAAGACCTAGCAGGATTGAGAGAGACAATAAATTAAACAAAATTCTGGCACTGTCTAAGATAGGTTTTTTACGTGTTCCTGTTGATGATATTGATATCAAACCAGATATATGGAGAGAAAGAGATTTAGCTAACTCATACACAGAGTAA